A portion of the Callithrix jacchus isolate 240 chromosome 21, calJac240_pri, whole genome shotgun sequence genome contains these proteins:
- the ATP5PO gene encoding ATP synthase peripheral stalk subunit OSCP, mitochondrial isoform X1 yields the protein MAAPAVSGVSQQVRYFGTSVVRPFAKLVRPPVQVYGVEGRYATALYSAASKQKKLEQVEKELLRVAQILKEPKVAASVLNPYVKHSIKVKSLSDIIAKERFSPLTTNLINLLAENGRLSNTQGVVSAFSTMMSVHRGEVPCTVTTASPLEEATLSELKTVLKSFLSQGQILKLEVKTDPSIMGGMIVRIGEKYVDMSAKTKIQKLSKAMREVI from the exons GTGCGATACTTCGGTACATCTGTGGTCAGACCATTTGCCAAGCTTGTGAGG cctccTGTTCAGGTATACGGTGTTGAAGGTCGCTATGCCACGGCTCTTTATTCTGCTGcatcaaaacagaaaaagctGGAGCAAGTAGAAAAGGAGTTGTTGAGAGTAGCA CAAATCCTGAAGGAACCCAAAGTGGCTGCTTCTGTTTTGAATCCCTATGTGAAGCATTCCATTAAAGTGAAAAGCCTAAGTGACATCATAGCAAAAGAGAGGTTCTCTCCCCTCACGACGAACCTGATCA ATTTGCTTGCTGAAAATGGTCGCTTAAGCAATACCCAAGGAgttgtttctgccttttctaCCATGATGAGTGTCCACCGCGGAGAGGTTCCCTGCACAGTGACCACCGCATCT cCTTTAGAAGAAGCCACACTCTCTGAATTAAAAACAGTCCTGAAGAGCTTCCTAAGTCAAGGCCAGATACTGAAATTGGAGGTTAAG acTGATCCATCAATCATGGGTGGAATGATTGTGCGTATTGGAGAGAAATACGTGGACATGTCTGCCAAGACCAAGATTCAGAAGCTGAGCAAGGCTATGCGGGAGGTTATCTGA
- the ATP5PO gene encoding ATP synthase peripheral stalk subunit OSCP, mitochondrial isoform X2 has translation MAAPAVSGVSQQPPVQVYGVEGRYATALYSAASKQKKLEQVEKELLRVAQILKEPKVAASVLNPYVKHSIKVKSLSDIIAKERFSPLTTNLINLLAENGRLSNTQGVVSAFSTMMSVHRGEVPCTVTTASPLEEATLSELKTVLKSFLSQGQILKLEVKTDPSIMGGMIVRIGEKYVDMSAKTKIQKLSKAMREVI, from the exons cctccTGTTCAGGTATACGGTGTTGAAGGTCGCTATGCCACGGCTCTTTATTCTGCTGcatcaaaacagaaaaagctGGAGCAAGTAGAAAAGGAGTTGTTGAGAGTAGCA CAAATCCTGAAGGAACCCAAAGTGGCTGCTTCTGTTTTGAATCCCTATGTGAAGCATTCCATTAAAGTGAAAAGCCTAAGTGACATCATAGCAAAAGAGAGGTTCTCTCCCCTCACGACGAACCTGATCA ATTTGCTTGCTGAAAATGGTCGCTTAAGCAATACCCAAGGAgttgtttctgccttttctaCCATGATGAGTGTCCACCGCGGAGAGGTTCCCTGCACAGTGACCACCGCATCT cCTTTAGAAGAAGCCACACTCTCTGAATTAAAAACAGTCCTGAAGAGCTTCCTAAGTCAAGGCCAGATACTGAAATTGGAGGTTAAG acTGATCCATCAATCATGGGTGGAATGATTGTGCGTATTGGAGAGAAATACGTGGACATGTCTGCCAAGACCAAGATTCAGAAGCTGAGCAAGGCTATGCGGGAGGTTATCTGA